In Citrus sinensis cultivar Valencia sweet orange chromosome 2, DVS_A1.0, whole genome shotgun sequence, a single genomic region encodes these proteins:
- the LOC102616646 gene encoding uncharacterized protein LOC102616646, whose protein sequence is MRIIIVANGHEFVLEVGLQEPVLEIKRKIEQIFNVPATSQTLAVSGWELVDGLDMEDYPIVKEGTKIDLTINPFLQSSFNQHEKIHIIIKFPSRKFNIDVDRTDTVRSLKEKIHIIDGTPIKRMLLFFSGIELDDEFRNLSEYGIREFSEIIVFLKTMNRLRDNPPIRRLSFKVQTSSSLLNGASIPLEMQDSSTVNELRHLLLSSKILPREDYIFIHKQRIMRDNCSLRWHGVEYGDILYVFKGTVSRGGY, encoded by the coding sequence ATGAGGATCATCATCGTAGCCAACGGACACGAATTTGTCCTAGAAGTTGGTCTCCAGGAACCTGTCCTGGAAATCAAAAGGAAGATAGAACAAATCTTCAACGTCCCAGCTACTTCACAAACCCTAGCTGTATCTGGCTGGGAGCTCGTCGACGGACTGGACATGGAAGATTATCCCATTGTCAAAGAAGGTACAAAAATCGACCTCACTATCAATCCATTTCTCCAATCTTCATTCAACCAGCATGAAAAAATTCATATCATAATCAAATTTCCTTCAAGAAAATTTAACATTGATGTTGATAGAACCGACACTGTGCGTAGCcttaaagaaaaaatccaCATTATCGATGGTACCCCCATCAAGAGAATGTTACTTTTCTTCTCTGGGATCGAATTAGATGATGAGTTTCGTAATCTTTCTGAATACGGAATCCGTGAATTCTCTGAAATCATCGTGTTCTTGAAAACTATGAATCGATTAAGGGACAATCCTCCGATTAGAAGGCTTAGTTTTAAGGTGCAAACATCTTCTAGCTTGCTTAACGGAGCTAGCATTCCTTTAGAAATGCAAGATTCAAGTACCGTTAATGAGTTGAGGCACCTACTATTGAGCTCAAAAATTCTGCCACGAGaggattatatttttattcacaagCAGAGGATCATGCGTGACAATTGCAGCCTCCGTTGGCACGGGGTCGAATATGGGGACATTCTTTATGTGTTCAAAGGAACCGTGAGCCGTGGTGGGTACTAA
- the LOC102616356 gene encoding APO protein 4, mitochondrial → MALRRKLWVDFWGELSNGQRFYSSKFDLKKLRPMIMKRIENRAKDYPIRDMVPVAREVLKARALLIRGVSTLIKVFPVQACKFCPEVFIGEKGHLIQTCRGFRRRAKNRVHEWISGSLDDILVPVEAFHLRKMFQPVIEHNQRFDFERVPAVVELCWQAGADPTDQDLHLNTRNSDGIVGGVHGVESLSPEDLTVIANGTLKAWETLRSGVQRLTLVYPVKVCEHCSEVHVGPSGHKARLCGVFKYESWRGTHFWKKAGVDDLVPPKIVWHRRPQDPPVLLDEGRGYYGHAPAVVDLCTKAGVVPPTKYFTMIKVLGRSEPVGSEH, encoded by the exons atggcCTTGAGGAGGAAACTATGGGTAGATTTTTGGGGAGAGTTATCAAACGGGCAGAGATTTTACAGTTCGAAATTTGACTTGAAGAAACTGAGGCCAATGATTATGAAAAGAATCGAAAACCGAGCGAAGGATTATCCGATTCGCGACATGGTTCCTGTAGCTCGTGAAGTTCTTAAAGCCAGAGCTCTGTTGATCCGAGGCGTCTCCACGCTAATTAAAGTTTTCCCAGTCCAGGCCTGTAA GTTTTGCCCTGAAGTGTTTATTGGGGAGAAAGGTCATTTAATTCAAACTTGTCGTGGGTTTAGGCGCAGAGCTAAGAATCGAGTTCATGAATGGATTAGTGGTAGTTTGGATGATATACTTGTCCCTGTGGAAGCATTTCACTTGCGTAAAATGTTTCAACCTGTGATTGAACATAACCAAAGATTTGACTTTGAGCGTGTTCCTGCTGTTGTTGAGCTATGCTGGCAGGCTGGTGCTGATCCGACTGATCAAGATCTGCATCTCAACACTCGGAATTCTGATGGTATTGTTGGTGGTGTTCATGGAGTTGAGTCTTTGTCACCTGAGGACCTGACAGTGATAGCTAATGGAACTTTGAAAGCATGGGAGACCCTCAGATCGGGTGTTCAAAGATTGACATTAGTTTATCCAGTAAAAGTTTGTGAGCATTGTTCAGAAGTTCATGTTGGGCCATCTGGGCATAAGGCTCGGCTTTGTGGAGTGTTTAAATATGAGAGCTGGCGAGGAACCCACTTTTGGAAGAAGGCTGGGGTAGATGATTTGGTACCTCCAAAGATTGTTTGGCATCGACGCCCTCAGGACCCTCCTGTGCTTTTGGATGAAGGACGGGGTTATTATGGGCATGCACCAGCAGTAGTGGATTTGTGCACAAAGGCTGGTGTTGTCCCTCCAACCAAGTATTTTACAATGATCAAAGTTCTAGGTCGATCAGAACCTGTTGGCTCTGAGCATTGA
- the LOC102616070 gene encoding protein translation factor SUI1 homolog, which translates to MSEFDTQIPSAFDPFAEANAEDSGAGSKDYVHIRVQQRNGRKSLTTVQGLKKEFSYNKILKDLKKEFCCNGTVVQDPELGQVIQLQGDQRKNVSTFLVQAGIVKKEFIKIHGF; encoded by the exons ATGTCTGAATTTGACACCCAGATTCCATCTGCCTTTG ATCCCTTTGCTGAGGCAAATGCTGAGGACTCAGGTGCTGGTTCAAAAGATTATGTGCATATTCGCGTGCAGCAACGTAATGGGAGGAAAAGCCTGACAACTGTGCAAGGGTTGAAGAAAGAATTCAGCTACAACAAGATTCTCAAGGACCTCAAGAAAGAGTTCTGCTGTAATGGTACTGTTGTACAGGACCCTGAGTTAGGCCAG GTCATACAGCTTCAGGGTGACCAGAGGAAGAATGTGTCCACCTTCCTCGTTCAG GCTGGTATTGTGAAGAAGGAATTCATCAAGATTCATGGTTTCTAA